From Polaribacter butkevichii, a single genomic window includes:
- a CDS encoding sugar-binding domain-containing protein translates to MKFYTIVKSFTICLIILFFISCGNKKENSIDLSGKWSFQVDSLDQGITEQWYQSQFKETITLPGSMNTNGKGDELSVKTKWTGNIWDNDSVWYKAAKMAKYRQKGNIKLPFWLTPNKKYTGAAWYQKKVTIPSDWKAKKIDLHLERVHWESTVWVDAKKIGMQNSLATAHDYSLGAALTAGEHTITIRVDNRVKDIDVGKDAHSISDNTQSNWNGIIGDIKLIAKPKIAIGNVKLYPNVTDKKVKVVIQIKNLTKENQTAKLTLTAIEKSVEGFSLNTLKEEITISENNEVVLHYDMGDSPKLWDEFNPNVYQMQITLDSKSGTDRKNIDFGMREFKANGKVFTINGRQTFLRGTLESAIFPLTGYPPTDVASWKSIYKVIKNHGLNHVRFHSWSPPEAAFIAADEEGIYLQAEASAWGTVGDDKPIDGWLYKEGEDIINAYGNHPSFVLMTHGNEPHGKNSKEYLRDYVNHFKDLDNRRLYTSGANWPYIDNLDYFNGGAPRIQAWNQNLKSIINAQPPQTLFDWSKHINKTPMPYVSHEIGQWCVYPNFEEMSKYTGVLKPKNFEIFQESLAENGMADLAKQFLMASGKLQTLCYKADIEAALRTKDMAGFQLLDLHDFPGQGTALVGVLDAFWGEKGYVSPEEFKAFSGQTVALARFPKRTFKNTDTLKVAIEVAHFGEKTLKNVTPKWSLTNIDNTVFAEGSLVEKDIEIGNGIQLGEISLSLLKVDKAQKLTLSVNVNEFKNTWDLWVYPNKIPAITNKNNVKVVNKLDASTVNYLQKGGNVLFNITKGDIAADKGGDIGIGFSSIFWNTSWTNGQKPHTLGILCDPRNPALADFPTEYHSNWQWWDAMTNSNAIILDDLPKMTPIVRVVDDWFKNRRLGLVFEAKVGKGKIIISGIDLHTNLESRLEAKQLLYSLKKYMTTSEFNPEVTLEINQIKSLLK, encoded by the coding sequence ATGAAATTTTACACCATCGTAAAATCCTTTACTATTTGTCTTATAATTCTTTTTTTTATTTCCTGTGGAAATAAAAAAGAGAACAGCATCGATTTATCAGGTAAGTGGAGTTTTCAGGTTGATTCTTTAGATCAAGGTATTACAGAGCAATGGTATCAAAGTCAATTTAAAGAAACCATAACATTACCTGGTTCTATGAACACAAATGGAAAAGGTGATGAGCTAAGTGTAAAAACAAAATGGACTGGTAATATTTGGGACAATGATAGTGTTTGGTACAAAGCTGCAAAAATGGCTAAATACAGGCAAAAAGGAAATATTAAGCTTCCTTTTTGGTTAACCCCTAACAAAAAATATACAGGAGCAGCTTGGTATCAGAAAAAGGTAACGATTCCATCAGACTGGAAGGCTAAAAAAATAGATTTACATTTAGAGAGAGTGCATTGGGAATCTACAGTTTGGGTAGATGCTAAAAAAATAGGGATGCAGAATAGTTTAGCTACAGCACATGATTATAGTTTAGGAGCTGCATTAACTGCAGGGGAACATACCATAACGATAAGGGTAGATAATAGGGTAAAAGATATTGATGTTGGAAAAGATGCACATAGTATTTCTGATAACACTCAAAGTAATTGGAACGGAATTATTGGAGATATAAAATTAATTGCAAAACCTAAAATAGCAATAGGTAATGTAAAATTATACCCTAATGTTACTGATAAAAAGGTAAAAGTTGTTATCCAGATTAAAAACCTTACCAAAGAAAACCAAACAGCAAAATTAACTTTAACTGCTATCGAAAAATCTGTAGAAGGTTTTTCTTTAAATACATTAAAAGAAGAAATTACAATTAGCGAAAATAATGAGGTTGTTTTACATTATGATATGGGTGATAGCCCAAAGCTTTGGGATGAATTCAATCCCAATGTGTATCAAATGCAAATTACTTTAGATTCCAAATCGGGTACAGATAGAAAAAACATCGATTTTGGAATGAGAGAATTTAAGGCAAATGGAAAAGTCTTTACCATTAATGGAAGGCAAACTTTTTTAAGAGGAACCTTAGAAAGTGCTATTTTTCCATTAACAGGTTATCCACCAACCGATGTTGCTTCTTGGAAGAGTATTTACAAAGTAATTAAAAATCATGGTTTAAATCATGTGCGTTTTCATTCATGGAGTCCTCCAGAAGCTGCTTTTATAGCTGCAGATGAAGAAGGAATTTATTTACAAGCAGAGGCTTCTGCTTGGGGTACTGTTGGTGATGATAAACCAATTGATGGATGGCTCTATAAAGAAGGAGAGGATATTATAAATGCATACGGAAATCATCCTTCATTTGTATTGATGACGCATGGAAACGAACCACATGGAAAGAATAGTAAAGAGTATTTAAGAGACTATGTAAATCATTTTAAAGATTTAGATAATAGAAGATTATATACTAGTGGCGCAAATTGGCCATATATAGATAATCTAGATTACTTTAATGGTGGGGCACCAAGAATTCAAGCTTGGAATCAAAATTTAAAAAGTATTATAAATGCACAACCTCCTCAAACGTTATTTGATTGGAGTAAGCATATTAACAAAACTCCAATGCCTTATGTAAGTCACGAGATTGGTCAGTGGTGTGTGTATCCTAATTTTGAAGAAATGTCTAAATATACAGGTGTTTTAAAACCTAAAAACTTTGAAATATTTCAAGAGTCTTTGGCAGAAAATGGAATGGCAGATTTAGCTAAACAATTTTTAATGGCTTCTGGTAAATTACAAACTTTATGTTACAAAGCAGATATAGAAGCAGCTTTAAGAACTAAAGATATGGCTGGATTTCAACTGTTAGATTTACACGATTTTCCAGGTCAAGGAACTGCACTTGTTGGGGTTTTAGATGCATTTTGGGGAGAAAAAGGATATGTATCACCAGAAGAGTTTAAAGCATTTAGTGGTCAAACAGTTGCTTTAGCGCGTTTTCCAAAAAGAACATTTAAAAATACAGATACTTTAAAAGTAGCTATTGAAGTTGCACATTTTGGTGAAAAAACATTGAAAAATGTAACGCCTAAATGGTCTTTAACAAACATTGATAATACTGTTTTTGCAGAAGGGAGTTTAGTTGAAAAAGATATTGAAATTGGAAACGGAATTCAATTAGGAGAAATTAGTTTATCACTTTTAAAAGTTGATAAAGCACAAAAATTAACACTTTCTGTTAATGTAAATGAGTTTAAAAACACTTGGGATTTATGGGTGTATCCTAATAAAATACCAGCAATTACAAATAAAAATAATGTAAAAGTTGTAAATAAATTAGATGCATCAACTGTTAATTATCTTCAAAAAGGAGGTAATGTTTTATTTAACATTACAAAAGGAGATATAGCAGCAGATAAAGGTGGTGATATTGGCATTGGTTTTTCAAGTATTTTTTGGAACACCTCGTGGACAAATGGTCAAAAACCACATACTTTGGGTATTCTGTGCGATCCTAGAAATCCGGCTTTAGCAGATTTTCCAACAGAATATCATTCTAATTGGCAATGGTGGGATGCTATGACAAATTCTAATGCAATTATTTTAGATGATTTACCAAAAATGACTCCAATTGTAAGAGTGGTTGATGATTGGTTTAAAAACCGAAGACTAGGGTTGGTTTTTGAAGCAAAAGTTGGCAAAGGAAAAATCATCATTTCTGGAATCGATTTACACACAAATTTAGAATCAAGATTAGAGGCAAAACAACTCTTGTACAGTTTAAAAAAATACATGACAACATCTGAATTTAATCCAGAAGTTACGTTAGAAATTAATCAAATTAAGAGTTTGTTAAAATAA
- a CDS encoding sugar-binding domain-containing protein, with translation MKIFNQIKILAICFSVLILGSCKNNTDTSIDLSGKWSFQVDSLDQGISEQWYQNQFKETITLPGSMNTNGKGDELSVKTKWTGNIWDNDSVWYKAAKMAKYRQKGNIKLPFWLTPNKKYTGAAWYQKKVTIPSDWKAKKIDLHLERVHWESTVWVDAKKIGMQNSLATAHDYSLGAALTAGEHTITIRVDNRVKDIDVGKDAHSISDNTQSNWNGIIGDIKLIAKPKIAIGNVKLYPNVTDKKVKVVIQIKNLTKENQTAKLTLTAIEKSVEGFSLNTLKEEITISGNNEVVLHYDMGDSPKLWDEFNPNVYQMQITLDSKSGTDRKNIDFGMREFKANGKVFTINGRQTFLRGTLESAIFPLTGYPPTDVASWKSIYKVIKNHGLNHVRFHSWGPPEAAFIAADEEGIYLQAEASGWNKLGDGNPEDKWFYKEGEDIINAYGNHPSFVMMTYGNEPHGENHKEYLRDYVNHFKNLDSRRLYTSGAGYPYLDNLDYYNHRGPRIQGWDENLKSIINAKPPQTVFDWSTFIDKTPMPYVSHEMGQWCVYPNFEEMSKYTGVLKPKNFEIFQESLAENGMADLAKQFLMASGKLQTLCYKADIEAALRTKDMAGFQLLDLHDFPGQGTALVGVLDAFWGEKGYVSPEEFKAFSGQTVALARFPKRTFKNTDTLKVAIEVAHFGEKTLKNVTPKWSLTNIDNTVFAEGNLVEKDIEIGNGIQLGEISLSLLKVDKAQKLTLSVNVNEFKNTWDLWVYPNKIPAITNKNNVKVVNKLDASTVNYLQKGGNVLFNITKGDIAADKGGDIGIGFSSIFWNTSWTNGQKPHTLGILCDPKNPALADFPTEYHSNWQWWDAMTNSNAIILDDLPKMTPIVRVVDDWFKNRRLGLVFEAKVGKGKIIISGIDLHTNLESRLEAKQLLYSLKKYMTTVKFNPEVSLEINQIKKLLK, from the coding sequence ATGAAAATATTTAATCAAATTAAGATACTTGCAATATGTTTTTCTGTGCTTATTTTAGGAAGCTGCAAAAACAATACAGATACTAGCATCGATTTATCAGGTAAGTGGAGTTTTCAGGTTGATTCTTTAGATCAAGGTATTTCAGAGCAATGGTATCAAAATCAATTTAAAGAAACCATAACATTACCTGGTTCTATGAACACAAATGGAAAAGGTGATGAGCTAAGTGTAAAAACAAAATGGACTGGTAATATTTGGGACAATGATAGTGTTTGGTACAAAGCTGCAAAAATGGCTAAATACAGGCAAAAAGGAAATATTAAGCTTCCTTTTTGGTTAACCCCTAACAAAAAATATACAGGAGCAGCTTGGTATCAGAAAAAGGTAACGATTCCATCAGACTGGAAGGCTAAAAAAATAGATTTACATTTAGAGAGAGTGCATTGGGAATCTACAGTTTGGGTAGATGCTAAAAAAATAGGGATGCAGAATAGTTTAGCTACAGCACATGATTATAGTTTAGGAGCTGCATTAACTGCAGGGGAACATACCATAACGATAAGGGTAGATAATAGGGTAAAAGATATTGATGTTGGAAAAGATGCACATAGTATTTCTGATAACACTCAAAGTAATTGGAACGGAATTATTGGAGATATAAAACTAATAGCAAAACCTAAAATAGCAATAGGTAATGTAAAATTATACCCTAATGTTACTGATAAAAAGGTAAAAGTTGTTATCCAGATTAAAAACCTTACCAAAGAAAACCAAACAGCAAAATTAACTTTAACTGCTATCGAAAAATCTGTAGAAGGTTTTTCTTTAAATACATTAAAAGAAGAAATTACAATTAGCGGAAATAATGAGGTTGTTTTACATTATGATATGGGTGATAGCCCAAAGCTTTGGGATGAATTCAATCCCAATGTGTATCAAATGCAAATTACTTTAGATTCCAAATCGGGTACAGATAGAAAAAACATCGATTTTGGAATGAGAGAATTTAAGGCAAATGGAAAAGTCTTTACCATTAATGGAAGGCAAACTTTTTTAAGAGGAACCTTAGAAAGTGCTATTTTTCCATTAACAGGGTATCCACCAACCGATGTTGCTTCTTGGAAGAGTATTTACAAAGTAATTAAAAATCATGGTTTAAATCATGTACGTTTTCATTCTTGGGGTCCTCCAGAAGCTGCTTTTATTGCTGCAGATGAAGAAGGAATTTATTTACAAGCAGAAGCTTCTGGATGGAATAAATTAGGAGATGGAAACCCTGAAGACAAATGGTTTTATAAAGAAGGAGAGGATATTATAAATGCATACGGAAATCATCCTTCATTTGTTATGATGACTTATGGTAATGAGCCTCATGGAGAAAATCATAAAGAATATTTAAGAGACTATGTAAATCATTTTAAAAATTTAGATAGTAGAAGATTGTATACTAGTGGTGCTGGTTACCCTTATTTAGATAATTTGGATTATTACAATCACAGAGGTCCAAGAATACAAGGTTGGGATGAAAATTTGAAAAGTATAATTAATGCCAAGCCTCCACAAACTGTATTTGACTGGAGTACATTTATAGATAAAACGCCAATGCCTTATGTAAGTCATGAAATGGGTCAGTGGTGTGTGTATCCTAATTTTGAAGAAATGTCTAAATATACAGGCGTTTTAAAACCTAAAAACTTTGAAATATTTCAAGAGTCTTTGGCAGAAAATGGAATGGCAGATTTAGCTAAACAATTTTTAATGGCTTCTGGTAAATTACAAACTTTATGTTACAAAGCAGATATAGAAGCAGCTTTAAGAACTAAAGATATGGCTGGATTTCAACTGTTAGATTTACACGATTTTCCAGGTCAAGGAACTGCACTTGTTGGGGTTTTAGATGCATTTTGGGGAGAAAAAGGATATGTATCTCCAGAAGAGTTTAAAGCATTTAGTGGTCAAACAGTTGCTTTAGCGCGTTTTCCAAAAAGAACATTTAAAAATACAGATACTTTAAAAGTAGCTATTGAAGTTGCACATTTTGGTGAAAAAACATTGAAAAATGTAACACCTAAATGGTCTTTAACAAACATTGATAATACTGTTTTTGCAGAAGGAAATTTAGTTGAAAAAGATATTGAAATTGGAAACGGAATTCAATTAGGAGAAATTAGTTTATCACTTTTAAAAGTTGATAAAGCACAAAAATTGACACTTTCTGTTAATGTAAATGAGTTTAAAAACACTTGGGATTTATGGGTGTATCCTAATAAAATACCAGCAATTACAAATAAAAATAATGTAAAAGTTGTAAATAAATTAGATGCATCAACTGTTAATTATCTTCAAAAAGGAGGTAATGTTTTATTTAACATTACAAAAGGAGATATAGCAGCAGATAAAGGTGGTGATATTGGCATTGGTTTTTCAAGTATTTTTTGGAACACCTCGTGGACAAATGGTCAAAAACCACATACTTTGGGTATTCTGTGCGATCCTAAAAATCCGGCTTTAGCAGATTTTCCAACAGAATATCATTCTAATTGGCAATGGTGGGATGCTATGACAAATTCTAATGCAATTATTTTAGATGATTTACCAAAAATGACTCCAATTGTAAGAGTGGTTGATGATTGGTTTAAAAACCGAAGACTAGGGTTGGTCTTTGAAGCAAAAGTTGGCAAAGGAAAAATCATCATTTCTGGAATCGATTTACACACAAATTTAGAATCAAGATTAGAGGCAAAACAGCTCTTGTACAGTTTAAAAAAATACATGACTACTGTTAAATTTAATCCTGAAGTAAGTTTAGAAATTAACCAAATAAAAAAATTATTGAAATAG
- a CDS encoding DUF5107 domain-containing protein, giving the protein MKTVKVWREKVVIPTYEVGTPEKYPVFLEKRVYQASSGAVYPNPVIEKISDTKVDKEWNAIYIENDYIKVMILPELGGRIQMAYDKVRERHFVYYNHVIKPALVGLTGPWISGGIEFNWPQHHRPSTYDPTDSTIEENEDGSKTIWVSELERMFRTKGMAGFTLHPDKAYIEIKAQLYNRTPHPQTFLWWANPAVAVNDHYQSVFPPDVNAVFDHGKRDVSEFPIAKGEYYKVDYSPGTDISNYKNIPVPTSYMAITSEYDFVGGYENDSKGGLLHIADHNVSPGKKQWTWGNGDFGKAWDRNLTDEDGPYIELMCGVYTDNQPDFTWMHPYEEKSFTQYFMPYYNVGVVKNATKEAMVNLEIVDGKARVKVHVTSTYNDGIISLKGKNGVLLDEVVQLSPRNGFEKLIEVNGSKFEDLEVSVSDKLGNILVSWTPDKDLSTEIPDPATAAKEPSEIDSVEALFLQGLHLEQYRHATFNPMDYYEEALRRAPGDVRNNNAIGLLYLRKGQLEKAVSYFDTAIASLTKHNPNPYDGEPYFNRGIALNFLGKKKEAYASFFKSCWNAQWQDAGYFNLAQIDTFRGDLTKGLDLIDRALIKNWHNHKARHLKVIILRKLGKLDQANQLINDSLAIDKFNFGVLYERYLISNKAEDLQAFKNIIRGYAHNYNEFSLDYAMAGQFNDAISLLKVFTNDNDTVYPMVYYFMGWYFDQKGDVTNAFECYKKASTMSEDYCFPNKIEEVLALQAAAKANPKDAKAHYYLGNFWYANRQYKEAQNAWEKSLDLDDTFAITHRNLSLLYFNKTEQKELARTHLEKAFSLDNTDARLLMELDQFYKKVNVSAVKRLELLEKYIDLTNSRDDLYLERVALYNTKGDFEKSAELMANRQFHPWEGGEGKVPFQYLTSQVELAKKHINLYNFEKAILCLEQAKIYPHNLGEGKLDGTQENDIDYWLGCAYEGLGEQQKAATHFKLASEGLSDPSPAIFYNDQQPDKIFYQGLALLKLNRIKEANVRFENLINYGIAHMNDEVKLDYFAISLPDLLIWEEDLNDINKIHCNYLIGLGQLGLKNQQKASESFDKVIEMDLYHLPAHLHAQLVLVS; this is encoded by the coding sequence ATGAAAACTGTTAAAGTTTGGAGAGAAAAAGTGGTTATACCCACTTACGAGGTTGGAACACCTGAGAAATATCCAGTTTTTTTAGAAAAAAGAGTATATCAAGCAAGTAGTGGAGCAGTTTATCCAAATCCTGTAATTGAAAAAATTAGCGACACGAAAGTAGATAAAGAGTGGAACGCTATTTATATTGAAAACGATTATATAAAAGTAATGATTTTACCAGAATTAGGAGGTAGAATTCAAATGGCGTATGACAAAGTTAGAGAACGTCATTTTGTATATTACAATCACGTTATAAAACCAGCTTTGGTAGGTTTAACAGGTCCTTGGATTTCTGGAGGAATAGAATTTAATTGGCCACAACATCATAGACCAAGTACTTATGACCCTACAGATTCTACTATTGAAGAAAATGAAGATGGTAGTAAAACTATTTGGGTAAGTGAGTTAGAAAGAATGTTTCGTACAAAAGGAATGGCTGGTTTTACATTGCATCCAGACAAAGCTTATATAGAAATTAAAGCACAATTATACAACAGAACTCCACATCCACAAACGTTTTTATGGTGGGCAAATCCGGCAGTGGCTGTAAATGATCATTATCAATCTGTTTTTCCACCAGATGTAAATGCGGTTTTTGATCATGGAAAAAGAGATGTATCTGAATTCCCGATTGCAAAAGGAGAATATTATAAAGTAGATTATTCACCAGGTACAGATATATCAAATTATAAAAATATTCCTGTACCAACAAGTTATATGGCAATTACGTCTGAATATGATTTTGTTGGTGGTTATGAGAATGATTCTAAAGGAGGTTTGTTACATATAGCAGACCATAATGTATCACCAGGAAAAAAACAATGGACTTGGGGAAATGGAGATTTTGGAAAAGCTTGGGATAGAAATTTAACGGATGAAGATGGACCTTACATTGAATTAATGTGTGGTGTTTATACAGATAATCAGCCAGATTTTACATGGATGCATCCCTATGAGGAAAAAAGTTTTACCCAATATTTTATGCCATATTATAATGTTGGTGTGGTTAAAAATGCGACGAAAGAAGCAATGGTAAATTTAGAAATTGTTGATGGAAAAGCACGCGTAAAAGTACACGTAACCTCTACTTATAATGATGGAATTATTTCTTTAAAAGGTAAAAATGGAGTTTTATTAGACGAGGTTGTTCAGCTTTCTCCAAGAAATGGTTTTGAGAAGCTGATAGAAGTAAACGGTTCTAAATTTGAAGATTTAGAAGTATCAGTTTCTGATAAATTAGGTAATATTTTAGTTTCTTGGACTCCAGATAAGGATTTATCAACAGAAATTCCAGATCCTGCAACTGCAGCAAAAGAACCTAGTGAAATAGATTCTGTAGAAGCATTATTTTTACAAGGTTTGCATTTAGAGCAATACAGGCACGCAACTTTTAATCCTATGGATTATTATGAAGAAGCGTTAAGAAGAGCTCCTGGAGATGTTAGAAATAATAATGCAATAGGATTGTTATATTTAAGAAAAGGACAATTAGAAAAAGCAGTTTCTTATTTTGATACGGCTATTGCTTCTTTAACAAAACACAATCCAAATCCTTATGATGGTGAGCCTTATTTTAACAGAGGAATTGCCTTAAATTTCTTAGGGAAGAAGAAAGAGGCATATGCAAGTTTCTTTAAATCTTGTTGGAACGCTCAATGGCAAGATGCAGGATATTTTAATTTAGCACAAATTGATACTTTTAGAGGAGATTTAACAAAAGGGTTAGATTTAATTGATAGAGCATTAATTAAAAACTGGCATAACCACAAAGCAAGACACTTAAAAGTAATTATTTTAAGAAAATTAGGGAAATTAGACCAAGCAAATCAACTAATTAATGATTCTTTAGCAATCGATAAATTTAATTTTGGTGTTTTGTATGAGCGTTATTTAATTTCAAATAAAGCAGAAGATCTACAAGCGTTTAAAAATATTATTAGAGGGTATGCACATAACTATAATGAGTTTTCTTTAGATTACGCCATGGCTGGTCAGTTTAACGATGCAATTTCTTTGTTAAAGGTGTTTACCAATGATAATGATACAGTGTACCCAATGGTTTATTATTTTATGGGTTGGTATTTTGATCAAAAAGGAGATGTAACTAACGCTTTTGAATGTTATAAAAAAGCTTCTACAATGTCTGAAGATTATTGTTTTCCAAACAAAATTGAAGAAGTTTTAGCATTGCAAGCAGCAGCAAAAGCAAACCCAAAAGATGCTAAAGCACATTATTATTTGGGGAATTTTTGGTATGCAAACAGGCAGTATAAAGAGGCACAAAACGCTTGGGAGAAATCTTTAGATTTAGATGATACTTTTGCAATTACACACAGAAATTTGTCTCTTTTATATTTTAATAAAACGGAACAAAAAGAGTTGGCAAGAACACATTTAGAAAAAGCATTTTCTCTAGATAATACAGATGCTCGTTTATTAATGGAGCTCGATCAATTTTATAAAAAAGTAAACGTTTCTGCTGTTAAAAGATTAGAATTGTTAGAAAAATACATCGATTTAACAAACTCTAGAGACGATTTATACCTAGAACGAGTTGCGTTGTATAACACAAAAGGTGATTTTGAAAAATCTGCTGAATTAATGGCAAACCGTCAGTTTCATCCTTGGGAAGGTGGTGAAGGAAAAGTACCTTTTCAATATTTAACTAGTCAGGTAGAATTAGCAAAAAAGCACATTAATTTATACAATTTTGAAAAAGCAATTTTATGTTTAGAGCAAGCTAAAATTTATCCTCATAATTTAGGTGAAGGAAAATTAGACGGAACGCAAGAAAATGATATTGATTATTGGTTAGGTTGTGCATATGAAGGTTTAGGTGAACAGCAAAAAGCGGCTACACATTTTAAGTTAGCTTCGGAAGGTTTAAGTGATCCAAGTCCTGCAATATTTTACAACGATCAACAACCAGACAAAATCTTTTATCAAGGTTTGGCATTGCTAAAATTAAATAGAATTAAAGAGGCAAATGTTCGTTTCGAAAACCTAATTAATTACGGAATTGCGCATATGAATGATGAAGTAAAGTTAGATTATTTTGCAATTTCATTACCAGATTTATTAATATGGGAAGAAGATTTAAATGATATTAATAAAATTCATTGTAACTATTTAATTGGTTTAGGCCAATTAGGTTTAAAAAATCAACAAAAAGCGAGTGAAAGTTTTGATAAAGTAATCGAAATGGATTTATATCATTTACCAGCACATTTACATGCACAATTAGTTTTAGTAAGCTAA
- a CDS encoding sulfatase-like hydrolase/transferase, translating to MKKTRNLCMLLVSLLVSQFIISQNKTKKPNIVIIYVDDLGYGDIGVNGAIGVKTPFVDELAKNGLNFTDAHSAAATCTPSRYSLLTGSYAFRNNAAILEGDAPLIIDTTKETLPKMLQKAGYTTGIVGKWHLGLGAGKIDWNKKIPLGPEEVGFDYSFLIPATGDRVPTVFLENQEVVNLDKNDPITVSYGTRIDGYPWGSKHPELLKQHTDPYHQGAVINGISRIGYMKGGKDALWVDEKIPFVLSEKATDFIEKEKENPFFLYFSLHDIHQPRIANIKFVESSTMGPRGDVIAQMDWCVGEITKALKKQNLLDNTLIIFTSDNGPILDDGYLDYAIELLGDHKPGGKFKGAKYSVFEAGTRMPTILHWPAKVKPGKSDALLSQVDLYATLACLLDVKVAKNAAPDSENYLDAWLGKSKKGREFLLEEAYTYGLRFGKWKYIQPKGKPIPDWIAKKFVDPGFSAEIQLFDLEKDPSEENNIAKNNPKIVKKMENKLKEILK from the coding sequence ATGAAAAAAACTAGAAATCTATGTATGTTGTTGGTTTCACTTTTAGTGAGTCAATTTATTATTTCTCAAAATAAAACAAAAAAACCAAACATAGTAATTATTTATGTTGATGATTTAGGTTATGGAGATATTGGTGTAAATGGTGCTATAGGTGTAAAAACACCTTTTGTAGACGAATTAGCAAAAAACGGTTTAAATTTTACGGATGCACATAGTGCTGCTGCAACTTGTACGCCCTCTCGTTATTCTTTATTAACAGGTAGTTATGCGTTTAGAAATAATGCCGCTATTTTAGAAGGAGATGCTCCTTTAATTATTGATACAACTAAAGAAACGCTGCCAAAAATGCTGCAAAAAGCGGGTTATACTACAGGTATTGTTGGTAAATGGCATTTAGGGTTAGGTGCAGGTAAGATAGATTGGAATAAAAAAATTCCTTTAGGACCAGAAGAAGTAGGTTTTGATTATAGTTTTTTAATTCCTGCAACTGGAGACAGAGTTCCTACTGTATTTTTAGAAAATCAAGAAGTAGTTAATTTAGACAAAAATGATCCTATTACTGTAAGTTATGGCACAAGAATAGATGGATATCCTTGGGGATCTAAACATCCTGAATTGTTAAAACAACATACAGATCCTTATCATCAAGGAGCAGTAATAAACGGAATTAGTAGAATTGGTTATATGAAAGGTGGTAAAGATGCTCTTTGGGTAGATGAGAAAATTCCTTTTGTTTTATCAGAAAAAGCCACTGATTTTATTGAAAAGGAAAAAGAAAATCCGTTTTTTTTATACTTTTCTTTACATGACATTCATCAACCAAGAATTGCCAATATAAAATTTGTAGAAAGTAGTACAATGGGGCCAAGAGGCGATGTTATTGCACAAATGGATTGGTGTGTTGGTGAAATTACAAAAGCTTTAAAAAAGCAAAATTTATTAGACAATACACTTATTATTTTTACAAGTGATAATGGGCCTATTTTAGATGATGGTTATTTAGATTATGCAATTGAATTACTTGGAGATCATAAACCAGGAGGAAAATTTAAAGGAGCAAAATATTCAGTATTTGAGGCCGGAACAAGAATGCCAACTATTTTACATTGGCCAGCAAAAGTAAAACCGGGTAAAAGCGATGCCTTATTATCTCAAGTAGATTTATATGCTACTTTAGCCTGTTTGTTAGATGTTAAAGTTGCTAAAAATGCAGCACCAGATAGCGAAAATTATTTAGATGCTTGGTTAGGGAAATCTAAAAAAGGAAGAGAATTTTTATTAGAAGAAGCCTATACTTATGGACTTCGTTTTGGTAAATGGAAATACATACAACCAAAAGGTAAACCAATTCCTGATTGGATTGCTAAAAAGTTTGTTGATCCTGGTTTTAGTGCAGAAATACAATTATTCGATTTAGAAAAAGATCCATCAGAAGAAAATAATATTGCAAAAAACAATCCAAAAATTGTTAAAAAGATGGAGAATAAGCTTAAAGAAATTTTAAAATAG